CATGGCCATCGCTGCAGCTGCCCAGGCTCAGACTACCACTGGGGAACAAAGGCAGCCGCATTTCAGGCTGCTCAAGGAACCGTCACAAAATTCATAATGCCAGAAGTACGTCTTTGTAGGAGGGGCAAAGTCCAACACCGCTCGGTATCTGTTATTTGCAGGCAGActccctctgaacatggaggatctTTTGACCTCTTGCGGTAAATGGCTGGCGACAGACCCGCGCTCCTTAAAAGGAGGCTACCCAGAGCAAACCCAACCCCGTTTCctgcgtggccagccaggtgcttccGAGAAgcccataaagaagaagaaggagttggtgtttatatgccgactttctccaccacttaagggagactcaaaccggcttacaatcaccttcccttcccttcaacagacaccctgtgagggaggtggggctgagagagctctaagagagctgtgactggcctaaggtcacccagctggcttcgtgtgtaaggaattgggaaaccaacctggttcaccagcttagcctccgccgctcacgtggaggagtggggaatcgaacctggttctccagatcagaatccacctctcctaacctccgctcttaaccccactatgccacactggcttcttGCCTGGCTGGCACTCCGATAGACTGCACCTGCAAATGGAAGCTCGTTTTGGACTGGCAACACCTACGCTCTCTTTCTTATGGACTTGCTTCTTTTTGCCAAAGAGCACAacgggggcgtggggggagggcAGACCATTATCTTCCACTAGAGCAGCATTATACACCCACTGTGGGTCAGGTCAAGCtgctctgcccatgctcagagggCCTTTGCTACTTTTTAAAGTGGTCTGCAGAGAAAAAGCACCCCGCATCGATGCTCGGGGGCTCTTGGAAGGCCCGGCGGTCTGCGGGTGCTCAGAGGCCGCCGGCTTCAAGGCCCCGGTAGCCGCCCAGCAGAACGCAGCAGCCTTCCTCCGACGGTTGCCAactccctcttggccaccggtgggaggttttgggggcggagcctgaggagggtggggtttggggcgggacttcagtgccgtagagtccaatggccaacgcgactattttctccaggggaactgatcttgatcggctggagatcagttgtcataacaggagatctccagctagtacctggaggatgaaaacctatgctgaatataGAAGAAACTGGGTAAAGAGGCAGCGCGTGGCTCAAATATGCAATTAAATAAACTTAAATAAATATGCAATTAAATAAACTTAAATAAATATGCAATTAAATAAACTTAAATAAATATGCAATTAAATAAACTTAAATAAATATGCAATTAAATAAACTTAAACAGCAACCACGGTTGCTGTTTAAGTTTATTTAATTGCATAtctgagccacgtgctgcctctttacccagtacctggaggagggcaaccctgcttcctccccccgggTTCTAGACTCCTCCGGGTTCCTccggtcccttctctccccccccccgcccgccttttCTGGAACGAAGAACCGGCGTGAGTTCGAGCGGCCCCAACGGCCTAAGGGACGGCGCTCTGCACATGCCCACGTCGGCTTTGTCCTGGGCCGGACTCCGATGACCCCCCCGAGACTCCCTCcgtctcctgccccccccccgcgcgcgcactCTGCACCTGCCCAGAGGCCCCCTGCCCTACCTGCCCCCGCGGGCTGGGCGGCCAGCAGGCTGCCCAGCAGGCGCTCCGACTCGCCGCCGGCGTACATGTGGGCCGTGTCCAGCTGGCGGTGGCCCCGGGCCAGGAAGGCTTGCAGCATGGCCCCGCTGCCCTCCGCGCCCGCCCGACGCCCGAACTCCATGGTGCCCAGCACCGTGCCCACACCCCGCGCCGCGCCCGACATCACGGCGGCGGCTGCCCGGGCTCGAACGCGCAGCCCAGCGCGTAGCAGaggccgccgcctccccgcgcatgcgccgccgccgcccaccaACACCACCCCCTCCGCTCAAGGGGCCGTCGCCCTCCCCGCGcatgcgccgccgccgccgcctcccaccaaccccccccccccgctcaaggGGCCGTCGCGAAATTCCAAACGCCGGAGGAgcggccgccgcctccccgcgcATGCGCCGCCACCTCCCACCACCCCCTCCGCTCAAGTGGCCGTCGCCCTCTCCGCGcatgcgccgccgccgcctcccgcaaccccccccccccgcccaagggGCCGTCGCGAAACTCCAAGCGCCGGAGCAGGAGGGCCAAGTCCCGCCCCCCCCGGCGCCGGTTGTTCGCAGGTAGGCTGCCTCTGGACGCGGAGGCTCTTTTGGGCTCTGGCGGTAAATGGCCGGCGGCGGACCCGCGCTCCTGAAAAGGAGGCTCCCCGGAGTCAGtaaggtggccaggtccctcttggccaccggcgggaggttttgggggcggggcccgaggagggcggggttgggggagggagggacttccatgccgtagagtcccatggccaaagcggccgtttttctccaggggaactattttccctatcggctggagatcagtagtaatagcagatctccagacaccacctggagattggcaaccctgtcggCCAAGTGCTTCCGAGAGGCCCATAAAGGCAGCGGCCCTGGCTGGCTGGCActcaggtagactgcctctgcaaGTGGAAGCTCCGTTTGGAGTGGAAATACCTTTTCCCCAAAGagcaaaactggggagggggacggggtggggggctgaTGATTATCTTCCATTAGAACAGCATCATgcgcatacacacatacacacgcatacacacacacacacactcccgtTCTCCCCCGTGTCAGAAGGATAAGCCCACCGGAGAGGGAAAcgatggatgtatatgaggatggccaaattaacagaattcctacatggaaaagatacggaagaattcaaaaaaacttgggcaaaggccatcgcctactgggacaaactggcaaaaatggatttgactattttagttagtgagttatagaaacacatttatttacctttatattattattatttttaacaatttttaaaacggtttagccgcttcggcggaagtcaggtgaagggtcgctttttaaggtgggtggagggtatTTTGGCTTGGTTGGACTTTATACATTTGTATGATTAAAATCGATACTCTtttgtcatttccccccccccctacattttctttttattgtgtttttggttgttattgtatttgttttgttttatattacacaaattaaaaaaatattaacaagAAGAAGGACAAGGcgctctgcacgtgctcagaggcgCTTCGCTCCTTTTGCAAAGGCAAAAGGCTTTgcgggggggggaaagcactcgGCGCGTGCTCAGAGgccgggcggggggagggagggggcggggcggggctccgccgtcagctgatgggcgggcggGGACACAAAAGCGGCGCCGCCGGCCCCGGCGCAGAGGTCCGCTGGGGGTGCGGGGGCAGCGGCGCACCTGCCGGGGAGGGGAGCAGCGGCGCTCCcgtgagtggggagggggctccacCCCAGAtaacgggggtgggtgggcgagCGCGAGCGGCGCGGCCCCCCGTGGCGGTCGGCGTCTGTCCGGGGTGGCGGCTCAGCCTGCGGGGTGCGGTCCCTGCCTTCTTTGCAAagggtgcggggtggggggagaagaaaggcgctctgcccatgctcaggggtggggctgagcgctcgctctctttctctctctggcttgGAAGGACTACTCGGTTCCCGGGCTGGGGCGGAGCGCTGGAAAGAGCCCTTTTccagggggaggtggggggggggtctccttaaTTCAGCCTCCCTGGTAGGATGCCAGGGGCGAAAcggcacgggcgcttgagcctcctttcttccctgttccagccaggatgcagccaggatcgaacgcacggccgtgcgttcgatcctggctgcatcctggctggaacagggaagaaaggaggctcaagcgcccgtgcctTTTCGcccctggtccctctttgccatcctTGGGAGGTgttggggggcggagcccgaggagggcggggtttggggaggggagggactccaatgtcatagagcccaatagccCAACTGGcccttgtctccaggtgaactgagcctTACCCCGCCGGGGACCAGTtgtctcctgctactacccggaggtGGTCGTCAGAACCAAACAGGGTAGGCTCAACATAGCAACCTAACATCGAAATAGCTCCGAAGAGGGGACGCAGAGCAAATCCCTTCTTCGGAGACCGCCGTTGGGCTTTTGTTGCGTTTACTGAACTTTGTTATTGAGTAGCACATTTGTATAGTATTTGTTgcatttgtattgtattgtaattgTATTGCTTAACTTTGTATAATATTGATGTTAGATTGATATTTCGAGCCCGCCCTGTTTGGTTCTTACGACTATCTTATATTAACAGTGGTGTTGAGTTTTTCTTgtagactacctggaggttggcaaccctactccttggcGATAGAGTTGGGTCTCCAGAGGTTTGGGTTGGCATTTGGGAGTGCAGGGGTGGCGCACCGGCCTCCTTCCCAGGGATGCGGGCCAAGAAAGGACGCCTGGGGTGCATTTGGAGCCCTgaagaggcggggaggggggctggtcCGCGGGTACATCTCAGCGGAGGGCCGCATTGGGACAGGGCTCAGCCCCCTCCCTAACTTTCCTTTTCCAAGCCCCGGTTAAAGCAAGGGTCTCGCTCCAATCATGTGCCATCTCTCAGTTTGGGGGGCTAGGAGTTCGAGTTTTGGGGGGGACTCATCTCAGCCCCATGGCATGACTGGCCCTAAAATTATGTTTGCACCCCACCTTTAGCATTACTGTATGTGGCTGGGGGCCCCACAGGTTTTCATGTACCCCATTACCTAAGACTGAAAATGAGGACTATTGGTTGTGCCCTGGGTTCAGATCCATCCTTGCTGTGAAGATACTCTGCCTGAACTTGGCATTTGGGCCAATCCCGGTTGACCTCCATTTCCTTCTTGCTGATAAATGGGGATTATTATTGTTTTACTCCCCTGGCTTTATGTGTCCAAGTCTCTCTCGAAAGCACTGAAGGGAGCAGAGAAAAGGGGCAGGAATCCTGAGCTGAATGTGCCCTGTGAGCCCCTCATTTGTTTGCGGTGACTTTTTCCCCCAAAATGGGACTGCCTGTTCTCCTCTTTACCGGCAACGCAAAGTTTCCCAGTTCTTCCCTTGCTGAAAGAGGCCCGGCTTGGAAACCTGATCCATCGGAGTGAAGAAGCCAAGCCAAAAGGACAGGTCTTCACGGGACAGGCCTGTTTTCCAGAGCTTTGAGTGCTGCGTGAGCAATTCTCAGCAGACGGAATTGCTAAAGGCTCTTTGCTTACTTGAGCACTTTCTTATTCATGACCCTTTTGCAAAGCCCTGCTTGCAAAGTGAGGTCACGGGCAGTTGGTCATCCTCGCAGGGATATGGCGTCACCTCGACTGCCGTGTTCTTGCTTGCCCCCTGcagttgttcttaaaatgtgatCACCACACATCCGTCTTCTTCTGAAGAAGCTATTTAAAAATAAGACACATTTATTGTTAAGAACACCAGAATGACTTTGCTGGGTTTAGTCCATCGTTGTTTCCAGATGGCAGGCAGGATGTAATGGgcatcttcctcttccccccagtATATGGTGTTCAGAGAGAGACTGCATCTGACcttggaggctccatttagttaAGATTACTCATAGCTCTTGATAAACCTGCCCTCAATAATAAATCTGTCCCATCTCTTTGTTGGTGGTGTTTAAGCTGTCGGGGTCATTGAGCCTTGAGGCCTGAGAATCCCAGAGAAAGTTAACCTCACAGCTGGCGAAATGAGGCTGACCGCAGACACGCCATGGCTCTCGAACACACAATCCCAGGAAGTGTGACGGTTAGATTTAgtagactccagtagcaccttaagagaccaacagtAGTTCAGTCCAAGGTCACTTCGAcaggagtaggaatggagatctctttCTCTGAAATTTCTGCTGCTTTTTTGGCCAGCAGTGGAAATActgggaagattaaaatgttctcccactggtttttgtggACCAGTGTAGAAACATAGGATTGTGGACCAGTGGAGAAACATAGGATTCTCTGCATCGTCAGAGATTTATAATTGCCAGCTCTTTGTAAAGGAAGTCGTTGTGGTTAAACCAGTTTTGTGATCCGTCTAGTTTATGTGTTTACATGAGAGTGCCCTACCTGAAGCCGTGTATCGGATCCATGGCTGAGGCTGGATTGGAACTCAGCTCCCTCTGCGGTGAATTACTGTTAAAATAGTTGCATGCTCTTTGTCCTCCCTGGCAGGTCTGCAGTCCAGCTATGGGCAGATCCTTCCCCCTGTGTTTTGCGTGAGGGGTGCCGATTgggtctcccacccaccccgcgcTCTCGATGGCTGTTCAGTTTTGGGATTCCCTCCACGGGAATTTCTCGGACTGCCCCAATGGCTCCCAGTGGGTGTGGGACGTCTTCTCTGAATGTGCTCGGGACGGCTGGGACATCGCCAGCGTGGTGCTGGGCCTGGTTTCCATCTTCTGCTTTGCTGCGGCTTCCTTCCCGTAAGTAAAAGGCCGGTTCCTCTTGCATGCCTGAGAGCCCAGAATCCTGGGTGGGAGATCCTAGGAAGGGGAACTCACGTGCTATTTCTTCTGCCCCGGAATGATTTGGGCGGGACTGTGGTTGTGAATCTAAGCGATGTTGGAGGAGTGACTCACTTCCTGGCCTAGGACACGGGCCTTCTCCGCAAGTGGGTTGCCACAGCTccacttccttctcctccttggtGCCTGGAGCGGCTTGGGACATCCTGAAACGGTTTGGCTCCTTACAGAAAAGTGCCACCAACAACAACTGCAAATGTTGCCTATAAAATTTTAAATCAGAGtaaacctccttccctggaggttttgaagcagaggctagatggccatctgtcagcaatgctgattctatgaccttaggcagatcatgagaagggagggcatcttggccatcttctgggcatggagtaggggtcactgggggtgtgtgtggggaggtagttgtgagtttcctgccttgtgcaggcggttggactagatgaccttggtggtcccttccaattctatgatttgcTGAACAGTTCTGCTCTTTGGTATTTATCCTGGAACAACAGGATTAGCCTGCTGCCGATGAGGGCTCAGCCGTAGAAAGATCCATCCACCTGCCAAAGCCTTGGGGCTTCTGCACATAAGCCCCCCCAATCTCCTAGAGAGCAGAAGAGCCTTCTGCGCCCACTCTCCTCTGAGAGGTTCATTTCTTgtattgtaaactggcttgactCTAAATCTCCGCCGGGGCCCTGCAAACGTCCTCTCCAAAGCTCATTTGCTTGCTGACCTGTGACTGGCAGCACAGTGGGTGGACATCAGGAGAGCCCTTGCTGGGCCCGTATAgtccagcacacacaccccatacacacacagtggccagccaggagcCCCTGGAAGGCTGACAGGCAAGGAACCCAATGACGCCTGCTGTTGCTGTCCCCCATGATGGGTATGAGGTACACTGCCTCTCACTGTGGAGGATCCATTTAGACATGTCTCATAGCGTGTCCTCCGAGAACTTCTGCCGTTCCCTGAGAGGGTGGCTGTTGCTGcgtcctgtggcagtgagtttcacaagcttagaatcatagagttggaagggaccaccaggatcatctagtccaacccctgcacaatgcaggaaactcacaactacctcccaccaccaccacacccccagtgaccagaagatggccaagatgccttccctctcatcatctgcctaaggtcacattatcagcattgctgacagatggccatcaaacctcctctttaaaacctccagggaaggagagctcaccacctcccgaggaagcctgttccactgaggagccgctctaactgttaggaaactcttcctaatgtctagacggaaactcttttaatttcaacccgttggttctggcccgaccctCTGGGGCAGCAGTAAATAGCTCGGCTTAATGATACCCTGGGGCCTTAAAAGGAACAAACTGAACTTGGCTCGTCCTAGTGAGGTTGCCTGGAAGCGATTTATCCCCCCCTCTCTGGCAAGTGGTCCTTTCCAGTCCTAACCTGTTCTCTCTCTGCTCCTGTCCTTCAGCCAATATTATCAGGCTTGCAAAACCGGCATCATGGATCAGGCCCTGTCCATCTACTTCCTCTTGGGATGGCTGGGGGGAGACCTACTGAACTTCATTGGATCGGTTTTGGCTGACCAGCTGCCCCTGCAGGTAagggcctccccccacacacacacacacttctgttgATCTGGATAGGTCTCAAACAGCCTGCGGAGAAAGCAAAGCCATTTCTCTTCCGTgagctgagtttggggaggaggattGTTTGCATGGCTTATGCACGGCTGTTAAATTTGGCTGCTCTTGGCGCCAAGGTGGGGTTGCCCGGGTGGAGAGCTCTGGATCTCTTTGGGGATCTGCTTTCCTCACTTTACTAATGGCATCTCTCCTGCCCGTAGGTTTACACGGCCATCTATTATGTCCTGGCTGACCTCCTCATGATCTCTCTCTACCTGTACTACAAAATTAAGAACCAGAACAGAAGCTGTAAGTAACCATTTACTAAGCACCATTTACTAAGCactaagttaattcatgccatcgtgatccctattactctgtatgggtgtgagagctggacaatgaagaaaactgataagaaagtagattcctttgaactgtggtgttggaagagagggttacggatactgtggaccgccaaaaacaacaacaaatcagtgggttttagatcaaatcaagcctgaactgaccctagaagctaaaatgactaaactgaggcagaGCCCTTTTGAGTTCAGATGAAATCCTGTCTGTCCCTGTGGGCTAAACATGCCCAGGAGCTCAGGCCCCGATCCCCTTCTCTGGGCAAGGGTTCAGTGCGGCAGCAGGCAACGTGGCAGTTGGTGCCTCTTGGCACGGGCCAAATGCCCATCACTGCTTTGCAGCAAGTTAACACTCTGAGAAGTTCTGGGGGCTCCAGTCTTCATGGAAGATGCTGGCAGAGTCCCCTAAATTTCCAGGTTGGGCGTAGGTGTTGATGAGGAAAATGCCCTCTGCATATTCTCTGAGGCATAATTCATTGCAAATTTCAGCCTGACCCCTGCCCTGAGGAACCAGCCTAATCCCCGCACATCTGACCAAAAGGCTCTGTGGTCAGCCAGCCAGCGCAAGGGCAATGCTTTCAGCCCCAGCGCCTCTTTGGTCTAATCATTGCCTTTCATAATCTTCAGGAAGGTGGCTGAACTCTGAACAACTTCCTGTCTGCAGATAAACCAAATTGCCTCTCTCTTTTCGAGATATCTTATAATGCTTTGGGGTTTATATCTTGGACAAGATCCTTTGGTATTTTAGCCGTCCTCAGAGAGCAAAACAGATGTGGAGGGGTGTTCAGATCCTCTCTACTGTGCCTTTGCTCTACTGCGCTgggtggtctgatttggtatgagGCAGTCTCGTTCGTATACTTGCGTATGAAATAACAAACCTGGtgaaaaacaccaaaacctggTGTTAAGccctcacttggagaaaaattaaAGCAAAATTCACTTAGGCTAggacacagatgctctaccctaTCCAATTTCTCCCTCTACCTACAGTTTCTGCACCGATCAATGCAGTCTTTGCCATCCTGTTGCTGGGAACAGCGTCTACAACGACCTTGCTGGGCAGGCCCCTGCCTCACAGCAGCGAGGGAACGCAGCTGTTCCAAGGAAGGATGCTTCTCTC
This portion of the Euleptes europaea isolate rEulEur1 chromosome 19, rEulEur1.hap1, whole genome shotgun sequence genome encodes:
- the SLC66A1 gene encoding lysosomal amino acid transporter 1 homolog, translating into MAVQFWDSLHGNFSDCPNGSQWVWDVFSECARDGWDIASVVLGLVSIFCFAAASFPQYYQACKTGIMDQALSIYFLLGWLGGDLLNFIGSVLADQLPLQVYTAIYYVLADLLMISLYLYYKIKNQNRSFSAPINAVFAILLLGTASTTTLLGRPLPHSSEGTQLFQGRMLLSIETDDHRWEPFTKKEIIGFVIGSISSLLYLLSRVPQIYKNFKRKSTSGISYSLFALVMLGNTLYGVSVLLKNPDRGQSEGSYIVHHLPWLIGSLGVLSLDVFISFQFLAYRQQAPPLLEERGALLGSQEDLHDS